AGGcttcattttgtgtttttcctgttCCTTTAGGATTTCCGCGTGGATGTGGTGCACATGGATGAAAACTCATTGGAGTTTGACATGGTGGGAATCGACGCAGCCATTGCCAATGCTTTTCGACGCATTCTATTAGCTGAGGTATAGGTGGGCACGATGGCAAAGGTGGAGTTGTGTGGGGAATCCTCATTTGTAGAATTGTCTCAAGTGGTATTTTTCCTGCAGTTTTGCTGAGTGTTCCTCCTGCTCATTCTTTGTAAACTTTTCATCAAGCGTTCTTCTAGGAGGAAGTCTCCATCTCCCTATGTCAGGAGGCAGGGAGTAGATGGGGAATCTACGGGGTCTTTGTAGATGAGTGGCTTTCTTTTCTTGGGCAGGTGCCAACCATGGCTGTGGAGAAGGTCCTGGTGTACAACAACACTTCCATTGTCCAGGATGAGATACTCGCTCACCGCTTGGGGCTCATCCCCATTCATGCTGATCCCCGCCTTTTTGAATATCGGAACCAAGGTGAGGGtttgagaaaatgaaattttggGGGAAGGTGGGCAGCTCTCCTCTGAAGTTGattctggaatcagactgcctgtGTTCGAACCCTTGATTGGctactgtatgaccttgggcctGGTACCAATCTTTTGGTACATCAGTGCTGTTGTCTGTGAGGACACCTGCCCTTGCCTTACCAGGGTTGCCAAGAGGATGAGAGAAACATGCAAGGCATTCAGCGTAGTGCCTGGCACCGACGTCCACTAGCTCTTTAAcagtccccacctcctccctttgTGTAGGAGATGAAGAAGGCACAGAGATAGATACCCTGCAGTTTCGGCTGCAGGTCAGGTGCACTCGGAACCCCCACGCCGCTAAAGATTCCTCTGACCCCAATGAGCTCTATGTCAACCACAAAGGTAGGTACCGGTGGGGTGAGGAAGAGGGCCCCCTGTTGGTGGGTGCCAGTTTTAGGGACTTTGGTCTGATGTGCTTCCTCCCGCAGTGTACACCAGGCACATGACATGGGTCCCCCTGGGGAACCAGGCTGACCTCTTCCCGGAGGGCACCATCCGACCGGTACACGATGATATCCTCATCGCTCAGCTGCGGCCTGGCCAGGAGATTGACCTGCTCATGCACTGCGTCAAGGGCATTGGTGAGACCCTTTGATTACCCTGGGGTGAGGTATGACTAAGGGACTCGGCTGAGATGTCCCCGACAGGCAGAGCGCCAATGGGCCTTTGATGTCAGGAGCTTAGGGAATGTGAGGAAGGGTCTCCTCCCAGGCTCTGAGTTCCCTCTTCCCTCCAGGCAAAGATCATGCCAAGTTTTCACCTGTGGCAACAGCCAGTTACCGGCTCCTGCCGGACATCACCCTGCTTGAGCCCGTGGAAGGGGATGCGGCTGAGGAGCTGAGCCGGTGCTTCTCACCTGGTGTTATTGAGGTGCAAGAAATCCAAGGTATGGGATTTGGGATGCCAGGCCCtgaagtatattttctttgaaggtAGCAGAGAAATAAAAGCTCTGGGCTCATGTATTTATAATATGGTTTGTTTTCATTAGGTAAAAAGGTGGCCAGAGTTGCCAATCCCCGGCTAGATACCTTCAGCAGGGAAGTCTTCCGGAATGAGAAGCTAAAGAAGGTTGTACGGCTTGCTCGTGTTCGGAACCATTACATCTGTGAGTTTCAAgttggagggtggggtggggatggagttCTTTGGTGCTGCAGCTTCCTTGCAGAGTTCAGATGTGGAATCTAGCAATACGTATAAGGAGCTTTTGTAAGCTCTGCCTGGGCTAAAGTGTCCCTTTGGTCCCCAGTCTCTGTGGAGTCAACAGGGGTGTTGCCACCAGACGTGCTGGTGAGTGAAGCCATCAAGGTACTGATGGGGAAGTGCCGGCGGTTCTTGGATGAACTGGATGCGGTTCAGATGGATTGAGGCTGCGCTGGACCTGGCATGGCTGGGACTGGATGCTCCTGAGGCAAGCTGAAGATTTTAGGTTCTGACCTGCCCCCACAGGACTGCTGTAGAGAGCCCAGAGACTAGGGGTCCTGAGTTTTCTGGGGACAATTCCAGCTTTATTTTCAGTCAATACACTTCGTTAAATGTGCCACAAAATGTGACTTTTATGCCTTTGTAAGGTCTTAATGTAAATAAATTCACATCCAGACAAAAATCCTTTCGTTGGAGACCACTTTTTCAGTTTTTGTCCAAAAATATGGGGCACCTCAGAAGAGATCTGGCGTTATTTAGCAGTTAAGAGCATTGGGCTCAGACATCACTGCAAGTCAGGGCCAAGTCCCTCTGAAGCCCCTTGAGAAATGCCAAGTGTGATGGTTTCTGGGGGCACAGCCAGACCACAGGAAAACACCGTGTGCTGCTTAACCCATTTCCTGGATACCAGAGGAAGTTCCTGAGAGAAAAAAGGGTGGTCCATGGCAGTCAAGTCACATCAAGAGCCACACAAGGAAGAGTAACAGTCCCCTTGGGCAGCCCCTCTGGGTTAGGTCCAGTGGCCACCAATGACGACACTGAGAGAACGGAAGGGCCGCCTGGTCTATGTGTCAGGAATAGAAAGCTGCTTCTGGCTGGCATGCTATTTCAGAGGGTTTGACAGAGCAGGGCTGTCAGTCACAGTTCTTCCTGTCCAGCCCCCTTAGCAAGCAAGATGCTCATGAGGAACAGTGACCCTGGAGTATGTTACTAGTTTGAAAAAGGGAGATGGGGCCCTTTCTATATGAAATTGAGATTTTTACTGACATGCAGATGTGCTTTAGAGTTAATGTTTCTACAAAAAGGTTCtataaacaatagaaaacttCTAACATGAAGTCACAGgatgttaaaaatattacaacACAATAAATACAACTATACCCTCCACAGCCCCACCGCAGAGAAGAGTAGGCAGCTAACAAGTTTGGAGGGAAACATGCTGAGATGGCCTTCACAGTGGACAAGAAGCCCAAAGCACCACCCAGGAAGAGGGGATGGACCAAGTCTGTGCCATAGAAAGCGCAATGTGGGGCTCCCAAGTCCGTTTCCCCAGCTTTGCCTCTTCCTGACCTTACCCTACCTGGGGGGGCCACACCAGCTAAAAGCTGCAGCTTCAGCATCGCCAaaaccctggtcaggggactGGATCAGTGCCAGGCCTCTGTGGGGAACACATGGACACACACTCTAAATGTGTGTCCTTCTGTACAGATTAACTAGTCATGCATCCATGTCCCCTGTGCTTATAGGGCCGTCCAGTGATGTTTAGAACAGACTGGAGACTCACAGGTTGTGATGGGAaggcatattttttcttttggaaatggcCCATGAGGGAAGTGACCAGGGACCTGAAAGACCACGAGATTTTTGAAGGCACCTGGACTGAGCTAGTCCTAGGAGAGACCAGTGGCTTTGCCAGCTGCTTGTCACAGATGTAGCCTAGTTGGTCTGGGTTATCCTTAAATGCCAATGACATCATGTGACACTAGATAGGGTACTGTGGCTCTTGTGCCTGAGTGGACCCCGGGGACTGGGGAAACCACACTGAGGGGTCATTCATGGAGGGACAAAATGTGTGAGCTCTAAGGGATGTTACAGAGCGCTACAgaccctggcccagccctggTCCCTGAAGGTACTAACATTTGATACTGTGCCCAGAGCTTAGCAGTGGCCTGTACCATGGATCCCATCAGGTGACCAGATTCTTGCTCAAAACAAAGCAGGAACTGGCCAAATTCAGTTCAGCACTCAGCACCTGACCCAGATATGCCcctgggggatggggaaggtcCCTGTCAGCCCAGCAGCAAGGGGGCTCAGGGGGCTCAGGGGGCCTTTCAACGATCCAGGAGAAACTGGCACAAGTAGTTCAGGGCTGAGCCCCCGCCGCAAGCCTGGCTTGTCGCAGCATTGGGTATAGCGCCCCTAGTGACCACTCTGCACAGGTGTATGGCTGCCTGGGGGCGGGAGGGCCTGGGGAGAAGGGCCGCTCTGCTCTAGCTTTTCTCtcttggaaaaggcaaagctcCAAGCAGGATGGGAGATGCCTGGGTAACCTAGACAGAACGGTGTGAGCCCTAACTCCCGTTCTTGATGCTTCAGCGTGGCTTCCGGCCCCGTACAGGGCCCACTCTCTCCAGCTCCAGACCTGGACCTCTCTCCAGGCTGACGACGGTGTAAAGTGAGGTGGCAGTGGAGAGGGGCCTAGAGAATAGCTACAAAGGGGAAGAAGAGATGACAATAAAGGTCGAGGAAGAATGCCCAAAAGCTTGACTCAGGGTTCAAAGATGGCGGCCAGGCTTCCCTCCTCATTGTCCAGCACCTCCGCTTCCAGCattggctttgtctttttgaaaagTGAGGGGAGATTCTTAATGTGAACTTCTTTTCGGAACTGCTCGCCCAAGGGTTTCTGTGGAAGACAAACGAGAAAGAACTAATGCTGGGTCTCGAGTGGTGGGTTGTTTTAAAGATCATCTCACCAGAATGGTCGTGACTACAGCTGGTTTCTGGTTTGCCTGTACACATGGTCCAAGAAGACTGCAAAGGTGGTTGGGAGCACTAAGGAAAGGGTGTGAAGGGTGTGACCTACCCCAATGCACCCAGCAATGAGGCGTTTGAATTGGTCCTTCCGGCGCTTGTCAGCCACTTTCTGCAGAGAGGGGTTCAAAAGCTTGCAATCAAACTGGTCCAGTGAGTCCTTCTGAATTTCAGGGATCTGCTCCATCACAGCTCTTATCTCCAGGTACCTGGGACGCTGAGAAGTAGGGGTAAACCCACTCAATGGCACAGTTTTGGGCCCCGTCACCTTCCCTATCCCTTGCCACACCCACTCCTCAGGGGCAGCACTAGCAACTTGGCAGCTGCCTACGTTTAGGATTAAGGCCCAAGTGACCAGGAGCAGGCAGGCTGTGAGGGATGAAGCCGCAGCCATCCTGCCCCCAGGCTTTCTCCACTCACCAGCGCCTCATATATCTGGAAGGCCAGGTGGACCAGGGAAGCCATGCAGCCATCGTGCTGCCCATGCGTCTGTAAGCCCTTCAGCACACTGGTGAACAGCCATGTAACAGCATCTGCGAGCAGTGTCCCTGACAGCACCTGGGGAGACAGCTGTGCTCAGGGCCAAAGCAGGACTCTGAAGGCCTCAGCACCCTAGTTCTTCCAACTGATTCAGTCAATCCTCATGACCCAAACGTTTcatgaggggagaggagaaagggtgAGTAACCATACTTGTTTGAGGAGAGGCCAGCAGAGCTGTGTGGTCGTCCTCTGGCAGGACAGAGTATCCTTCCAGGCCAGGGAATTGAAGGCTGTAATTAACAGCGCTGTACAAACATCCTAACAGAAAAGGATGGAGAATTACAATGGGAAAACAAGTCCAATGTTCTCTGAATTCTGATGCATCAGGAGCTAGAGTTTTAATAGGTAAGCAGGAAAATGATAAAAGCAGCTACTGAAGAGATGGGAGTTTGTTTCCTCTATGTCTATCAGGCCatccacaaaagaaaaactaaccaatacagaagagaaaacctaTGTGCAGGAAAGAgagctcaggcctgggggaggctgAACACCAGGGACTGGTGGCAATGTGCCTGGGTGTTTTTCTGAGCCTTTGCCCATGCCAGCATGGGAACACAGTGGCCTTGTGCCTTTCCCACTGTTTTCTTTAAATCATGTAAAGGCGTATTACCAAAAAACCCTCCTGATGGcatcagaaaatgagaaaagtggAAGCGAGCTCCCTGGCTGGGCAAGGAAAAAAATCTCGCCTGCCCCTCCACCCACCTCATGCTTCATTAGACATTTTCCCAGGTCTGTAAGCTCTGCCATGGCCGAGGGGGTTACCTCTGTGGCCATCATCTCTTCATCTGTAAGTAGAGACCAAAATGTTAAGCTCCATCCTTTCAGAACAGAGACCGTCCTTTCTGACAGAAGCCCACAGAGTAAAGGAGAGGTGAGTATCCTGGGCTGACTGGTGGTTAAAGGTACTAGGACAGCCCCCCAGCCTCATAAGAGGGTGTAGAAGCCTCTGCCCATGGCAGATCTAGAGATGCATCTAGCCATACGTTTGCAAAACAAGGAATTTTTCTGGACAGTTACCTAAAAAGCTGCAAATGCTGAGGATCTTTTGTCATTAAACAAATATCTGAGGACCCACTACAGCAGTTACTGGGGATATAAGAGGAATACGACAAAGTCCCTTCCCTGTTAGGAGTTAAATTCTAGTGAGGGAGAGAAGTAATTAATAACACAAATAAAACATGTCAGGTAGTGATCAGTGCTGGAAGACAGAGCAGAGGAAGAATCTAGAGACCGGTGTTGCTATTTTTGATAAGCTGGTCATGGAAGACCTCTCAGAagtgacatctgagcagagacctgaataaaAAGCAAGGGGATGGGCCAGGAATATAGTTGGGAGAACAATCATTCTAGGTAGAGGAATCACCAAGCGCAGAGGCTCTGAGGAGGGACTGTGCTGGGGAATACAGCAAGGGCGCCAGCATGGACGAAAGCTAGGTGTACAGTCTCCTCCACACCAGACTGCTAGGGACACAGTTTCTATGGGAACTGACCTGGTTACAGAAGTAACAATATTTAGGAGCTTAATGGCTGACCTCCAAGGGCCCCAACAGGCTCACTTACCGTCTCCATCTGCAGGGGGAGCAGTACCATGGTCAGCACCTTTCTTTGAAACACAGCACACAGCTAAAGCAAGAAAGCAGGGTTACTAGGCTTATTACCACCAGACAACAGCCGTCTCAGGCCAATGGATCCCAAACTGTCTCTGGGCAGGTGAGGAGTGGGGGAAGGTGGGATACCGTCCAGGCACAAAGTCAGCTTCACCAACAGAAATAGAGGCATTTGACCAGACTGTGTTCTGGTCCCTCTTCAAGTTCAGTCAACTGGCGGGAAATTACAGAATTACCTGAGAGTAAAT
This genomic interval from Lagenorhynchus albirostris chromosome 10, mLagAlb1.1, whole genome shotgun sequence contains the following:
- the POLR1C gene encoding DNA-directed RNA polymerases I and III subunit RPAC1 isoform X2, whose amino-acid sequence is METEHGRQKDFRVDVVHMDENSLEFDMVGIDAAIANAFRRILLAEVPTMAVEKVLVYNNTSIVQDEILAHRLGLIPIHADPRLFEYRNQGDEEGTEIDTLQFRLQVRCTRNPHAAKDSSDPNELYVNHKVYTRHMTWVPLGNQADLFPEGTIRPVHDDILIAQLRPGQEIDLLMHCVKGIGKDHAKFSPVATASYRLLPDITLLEPVEGDAAEELSRCFSPGVIEVQEIQGKKVARVANPRLDTFSREVFRNEKLKKVVRLARVRNHYIFSVESTGVLPPDVLVSEAIKVLMGKCRRFLDELDAVQMD
- the POLR1C gene encoding DNA-directed RNA polymerases I and III subunit RPAC1 isoform X1; this encodes MAAAQAVEEMRRRVVLGEFGVRNVHTTDFPGNYSGYDDAWDQDRFEKDFRVDVVHMDENSLEFDMVGIDAAIANAFRRILLAEVPTMAVEKVLVYNNTSIVQDEILAHRLGLIPIHADPRLFEYRNQGDEEGTEIDTLQFRLQVRCTRNPHAAKDSSDPNELYVNHKVYTRHMTWVPLGNQADLFPEGTIRPVHDDILIAQLRPGQEIDLLMHCVKGIGKDHAKFSPVATASYRLLPDITLLEPVEGDAAEELSRCFSPGVIEVQEIQGKKVARVANPRLDTFSREVFRNEKLKKVVRLARVRNHYIFSVESTGVLPPDVLVSEAIKVLMGKCRRFLDELDAVQMD